A window of Papaver somniferum cultivar HN1 unplaced genomic scaffold, ASM357369v1 unplaced-scaffold_3791, whole genome shotgun sequence genomic DNA:
TGCCAGTGAAATCCATCTCTACTTGTAAGTGTGTGTGCAAACTGTGGTGTAATCTAATTTCTAGCCCCGAATTTATTAAATATCACCTTAAGCTTCCATTGTGCTTGAATATAAACCAGCTTATTAGTTTTCTTGTTGTAAATAAATCATCTCTGTGCTATGTCGAGTATGATTTTGAGAATGATGAACAAATTAGCCAGAAACCTACAAAAGAGTTATTCAACCTTGGCCGCCTTGGTTATTTCGAGGACGTAGGAGAACAGGATATCGTGATTGTTGGTTCATGTAACGGTTTGGTTTGTTTAACAACAAAAATTCACAAGTTTCTATGTGGTCATGTCTACATCTGTAATCCGATCACCCGAGAATGTTTAGAACTTCCTAGCCTCGTCCCGACTAACAAGGACTATAAAGATCATGgatatgcctatatgttatacGGATTTGGTTACCTTTCATCAAGTAACGAGTATAAGGTTGTTCGAATCAGCTATTCAGGAAATAAAATATATTCAGGAAAAGTAGACGTATACACAATTGGGGACGGCAGGGGGTGGAGATATAGAGGAGAAATCACAACAGAGCTATTAGGTTGGTCATCTACCCAAGGTATCCTTGTCGACGGAGCACTTTTCTGGATTGATGAGTGTAGTACAGGTCCCTTAATATCAGTCTTTGATTTAACGGATGAGAAATTATA
This region includes:
- the LOC113342362 gene encoding F-box protein At3g07870-like; the encoded protein is LISFLVVNKSSLCYVEYDFENDEQISQKPTKELFNLGRLGYFEDVGEQDIVIVGSCNGLVCLTTKIHKFLCGHVYICNPITRECLELPSLVPTNKDYKDHGYAYMLYGFGYLSSSNEYKVVRISYSGNKIYSGKVDVYTIGDGRGWRYRGEITTELLGWSSTQGILVDGALFWIDECSTGPLISVFDLTDEKLYMLSVPPASPSDWGNYKLGVLTGQLCFFRATTYDSSVIWLLGKNIHDSDVKEQGGKDRHSPWIWSKESGKDEHSPWIWSKGPTVTLEGILRYRPLTTAKNGDILFLYRENWNQAETKNVIIRFDPKTSDSNELGDLGLPLPGFSKATIHVNSYISLKLLGEENVFARL